Proteins encoded by one window of Kribbella italica:
- a CDS encoding zinc metalloprotease, with amino-acid sequence MRSFVTRPRAFAVLLVGTALAFSPLGGQAEAKLPADATGNPCYSPAESTSARGGQEADHRELSAAEQKAVEARTAELVAAKRARGLAPAPGKLAAANVPVYIHVMRSSTGAGDVTASQITQQIAELNQNFAGGESSAAANTGFTFSLAGTYRYNNSTWHRDGQSTTYRAQTRKGGKNALNIWLVNFSYLGIATFPWDYASNPSIDGIRVQYSSLPGGSSTNFNLGKTATHEAGHWFGLYHTFQGGCTSTNDSVSDTPAQGSASSGCPTGRDSCSLPGLDPIRNYMDYSYDSCYNQFTPGQSTRISNMWTAYRA; translated from the coding sequence ATGCGATCTTTCGTCACCCGTCCCCGCGCGTTCGCCGTACTGCTGGTCGGTACGGCGCTCGCGTTCAGTCCACTCGGTGGTCAGGCCGAGGCGAAGTTGCCGGCCGACGCGACTGGGAACCCGTGCTACAGCCCGGCCGAGTCGACCTCGGCGCGTGGTGGTCAGGAGGCCGACCACCGGGAGTTGAGCGCGGCCGAGCAGAAGGCCGTCGAGGCCCGGACCGCCGAGCTGGTCGCGGCCAAGCGGGCCCGCGGGCTGGCGCCGGCGCCCGGCAAGCTGGCCGCGGCGAACGTGCCGGTCTACATCCACGTCATGCGCAGCAGCACCGGCGCGGGTGACGTCACCGCGAGCCAGATCACCCAGCAGATCGCGGAGCTGAACCAGAACTTCGCCGGCGGCGAGTCCAGCGCGGCGGCGAACACCGGGTTCACGTTCTCACTGGCCGGGACCTACCGGTACAACAACTCTACCTGGCACCGCGACGGCCAGAGCACGACGTACCGGGCGCAGACCCGCAAGGGCGGCAAGAACGCGCTCAACATCTGGCTGGTCAACTTCAGCTACCTCGGCATCGCGACCTTCCCGTGGGACTACGCGAGCAACCCGTCGATCGACGGCATCCGGGTGCAGTACAGCTCGCTGCCCGGCGGTTCGTCGACGAACTTCAACCTCGGCAAGACCGCGACCCACGAGGCCGGTCACTGGTTCGGGCTCTACCACACGTTCCAAGGCGGCTGTACGTCGACGAACGACTCGGTGAGCGACACGCCCGCCCAGGGCAGCGCGAGCAGCGGCTGCCCGACCGGCCGGGACTCGTGCTCGCTGCCGGGCCTGGACCCGATCCGCAACTACATGGACTACTCCTACGACTCCTGCTACAACCAGTTCACACCGGGTCAGAGCACCCGGATCAGCAACATGTGGACGGCGTACCGGGCCTGA